AAGTATCCAAATACTATTCTTGCTGCATATCCAAACATTTTTACTGAAAACACTATAGTCTTACTGTCTTCTCTAGCTCCCATTACTCTGGAGAGAGCCTTCCATAGGGATTTCATATTCATATAGTACTTCTCAAGGTCTTCCAGGGAAAGCGAAGCTAAAAATGGCTCAATTTTCCTTATTCTTCTGAGCTTTGACGTTGTTAACCTCTTGTTCGTCCTTGTTGATGGGAGGAATCTGGCATACGCTTCGCTTATGCTTTCAATTTTTCTGATCTTGGAAAAGTACTCTGAAAACTCCCACCACCACTCCTCACCTTTTCCCGTAAGCTGGTAACTAACGAGGGAGTTGGCTATTACAAGCTTTATGAAAGTCTCCCCATCATTCAAATTATCGTGTAGGTTTTTCAAGGCTTTAAACTGTTCATCGACTTTTTCCTCAATCTCTCTTGCTCCCTCTATTCCTATTTCCCTTATTAGTTCTGTGATTTTCATTTAGAGCCCCCAACAGACTTTATCAACCTTTCTAAAAACAGATTCTCTCCTACAATTTCTGCTCCTGTGTTCCTTGGAATTCCTAACTCAACCCTTGCCTTTATCCCATGATCTTCTAAGAATTCTTGAATGCTAGCTTTGATAGGTTCGTACTCACTAATTCTTATGAGTCCATAAACTGTAGGCCCCCAACTGCTTTGACCTGCCCCGTAGGTTTTTTCTTTAAGGAAGTTGACTATTATAGCTATGTCATCTCTGAACTCCCCTCCCTGAAAGGCTGAAAAGTGTCTTCCTACTAATGCCTGTATTTCTGAGAGTGCTTTTCCGAACTCTTTTATGTTCTTCTCAATCAGGGCAGGTAAAAGTTGGAGTAAAATTCTATGCGAGATTTCTTTAGCAGCCTTTTCGTCTCCAAACTTATCTTTCATTATCTCTTCCTCTTCTCTCTCACTTAACCCTCTTTTCACGTTTGGCATCACAAGG
This is a stretch of genomic DNA from Pyrococcus sp. ST04. It encodes these proteins:
- a CDS encoding N-glycosylase/DNA lyase, with amino-acid sequence MKITELIREIGIEGAREIEEKVDEQFKALKNLHDNLNDGETFIKLVIANSLVSYQLTGKGEEWWWEFSEYFSKIRKIESISEAYARFLPSTRTNKRLTTSKLRRIRKIEPFLASLSLEDLEKYYMNMKSLWKALSRVMGAREDSKTIVFSVKMFGYAARIVFGYFIPYPMDIPIPEDSRIKKITSKLTSEKPTIFWRKVAKESGVPPLHIDSIIWPIAGGAEASNLDQKLRTKLQELSRLIMV
- a CDS encoding beta-ribofuranosylaminobenzene 5'-phosphate synthase family protein, producing MIVRTPKRLHLGIIDPIGTFGRRFGSIGVALEDGYEVKITPSDSLRIEANDEDKEVIKNVIEVMNSKFGTGFEYHIEVRKSIPRHVGLGSVTQLSLAVGSAVAKLSHLSIGEEDIAKALGRAKESGAGLYVFKYGGLVIDGGVKEDIPPLIVRHTLPPDWGFILVMPNVKRGLSEREEEEIMKDKFGDEKAAKEISHRILLQLLPALIEKNIKEFGKALSEIQALVGRHFSAFQGGEFRDDIAIIVNFLKEKTYGAGQSSWGPTVYGLIRISEYEPIKASIQEFLEDHGIKARVELGIPRNTGAEIVGENLFLERLIKSVGGSK